A genomic window from Flavobacterium johnsoniae includes:
- a CDS encoding polyketide synthase, protein MKRSNNDNSDKEINGAKMVYPKNALHELFALQAEKSPSDIALEFGDEKITYASLANKTNQIANYFLAQGLSPGQFVAVSMDRSPNLIASLLAILQCGAAYLPLDPKFPTERLEFMLEDSEAAFLLTTESLSHSLPKSSKTILIEDILSSLEQYPSTPLSITVAPEKVAYIMYTSGSTGKPKGVTVTHKNLVNFLFSMAIEPGIEPADKLLSITTISFDIAGLELFLPLIKGASVVFADYETTRDGQLLFNLLQKKEITILQATPTTWQLLLDFGWNTPLPIKALCGGEAMPLNLARSLTARCNSLWNMYGPTETTIWSAVKQIKAEDELITIGFPIANTQIYLLDENRKVVEDGEIGEIVIGGDGVAEGYWKRDELTAEKFIQNPFSDKKDSILYRTGDLGKLLPNGELQCLGRIDHQVKLRGHRIELGEIEATLNTISGIKQSAVIVSRHFGNEDKLVAYLKTSGESGDEKQIQEALSKVLPDILIPSKYIWVEEFPITPNGKIDKKNLPLPENTRSDSAVLYKKPTTKLEKEIAKIWSEELKITEIGIDDDFFDIGGSSILAQKVTTSMKQLLSVDVPVSKIYIHPTIKELASILEEQNGTEESFEFKAPNHYGGSADIAVIGMAGRFPGSDTIEELWENLRDGKETISLFTKEELDSSLPESLRNDPLYIGARGVLPSAKTFDPSFFGLNPQLAAAMDPQIRVFLEISFEALEQAGHLPKHYKGSIGVYSGSEINTYYENNIFSNKELKSSIGELQIYTVNGKDFIAPRTSYHLNLKGPSVSVHSACSTSLLAVAEAVKAIRTGMCDVALAGGSSVTCPINSGHLYDEGFIKSPDGSTRSFEASGKGTVFSDGAGVVLLKRLEEAEKDGDIIYGVIKGVGVNNDGGDKGSFMAPSPKGQAGAIINAFNDAQISPSTISYMEAHGTATPIGDPIEIEGLKIAYGKQEKNNYCALGSIKSNMGHTTAAAGVAGLIKVLLAMRHKQIPPMVNFEKPNPNIDFDNSPFYINNKLIEWKSDGIRRAGVSSFGIGSTNVHVIVEEYDKEPIPSSTGRPMDILMWSAKSQNSLLGYENTLGHFIDKSKETPLADIAYSLNITRDDFNHRSFLLADSTTDAAEKLISLKAKNTKSSILKSVPSELGFLFPGQGSQYLQMGKTLYDNEKVYREAVDKCAEMLMAELGLDIREVLYPKDHFTDAEELLRNTRLTQPSLFVTEYALAQLWMSWGIKPTFLCGHSIGEFAAAHLAGILNLKDALHIVAVRGRLISQLPGGSMLIVRVPVETLNELKPDTLSIAAINSKQFCVVSGKKEDIASFNQELEAKEIPNRLLNTSHAFHSFMMEPILDDFRNELEKIKLNIPRLPIISTATGTWLTDTEATDPTYWVNQLKNTVHFADAMDTAFELEDFVLLEVGPGQTLITLARQQAAGKIIPAFPSINFPKDENDNEYTTLLTALGELWLRGINPDWKSFYGQQQRQKIELPNYIFDRKPCWIEPLGIVETIVPQKEVVSETPIISIETENKTADSQHSRKDEILSKISDIIKNASGIVYESESSSNTFLELGLDSLSLTQLSGKLKKEFDLPITFRQLNETYSTPSLLADYIELNLPQEVTAVVKEVEKVVENVATPKVSQNGTQLSSNQSQISLEQIVQQIQLLSQKVDQLQNFQSTSVNGNSSFVNLKAENFDVSKFNNELKPETNGSAKTNGNSANISAFHDQERFENNNYEKKYTIKSNEPPVQGSKLGRDESGNPAWFIEDPNENGSFVKIKL, encoded by the coding sequence ATGAAAAGATCTAACAATGACAATTCAGACAAAGAGATAAATGGAGCAAAGATGGTGTATCCAAAAAATGCCCTCCATGAACTTTTTGCTCTGCAAGCGGAAAAATCACCAAGTGATATAGCATTAGAATTTGGTGATGAAAAGATTACATATGCATCATTAGCAAATAAGACTAATCAGATAGCGAATTATTTTTTAGCGCAAGGATTAAGTCCTGGACAATTTGTTGCAGTATCGATGGACAGAAGCCCCAATTTAATTGCTTCACTTTTGGCTATTTTGCAATGCGGAGCGGCTTATTTACCATTGGATCCTAAATTTCCAACAGAAAGACTAGAATTTATGCTTGAAGATTCTGAAGCCGCATTTTTGCTTACTACAGAATCTCTTTCTCATTCTTTACCAAAAAGTTCAAAAACTATATTAATTGAGGATATATTATCTTCATTAGAACAATATCCTTCTACACCACTATCAATTACGGTTGCACCAGAAAAAGTTGCTTATATAATGTATACTTCTGGTTCTACCGGAAAACCAAAAGGTGTAACTGTAACGCACAAAAATTTAGTAAACTTTCTTTTTAGCATGGCAATTGAGCCAGGTATTGAACCAGCAGATAAACTGTTATCGATTACAACCATCTCATTTGATATTGCAGGATTAGAATTATTTTTACCATTAATTAAAGGTGCGTCTGTAGTTTTTGCTGATTACGAAACTACACGCGACGGTCAGCTTTTATTCAATCTTTTACAGAAAAAAGAAATCACAATATTACAGGCTACACCAACTACATGGCAATTGCTTTTAGATTTTGGCTGGAATACGCCTCTTCCTATAAAAGCTCTTTGCGGCGGAGAAGCTATGCCTTTAAATCTTGCACGTTCTTTAACTGCAAGATGTAATTCTCTTTGGAATATGTATGGCCCGACTGAAACCACGATTTGGTCTGCCGTAAAACAAATTAAAGCCGAAGACGAATTAATTACAATTGGATTTCCTATTGCAAACACGCAGATTTATTTATTAGATGAAAATCGTAAAGTTGTTGAAGATGGAGAAATCGGAGAAATTGTAATTGGCGGAGACGGAGTTGCAGAAGGTTATTGGAAACGTGACGAACTTACTGCTGAAAAATTCATCCAAAATCCGTTTTCAGATAAAAAAGATTCTATTCTTTACCGCACTGGTGATTTAGGAAAATTACTTCCGAATGGCGAATTGCAATGTTTAGGCCGTATCGATCATCAAGTAAAACTTAGAGGACACCGAATTGAATTGGGCGAAATCGAAGCAACTTTAAATACAATTTCTGGCATTAAACAATCTGCCGTAATTGTAAGCAGACATTTTGGAAATGAAGATAAACTAGTAGCTTATCTGAAAACCAGCGGAGAATCTGGAGATGAAAAACAGATTCAAGAAGCGCTTTCTAAAGTTTTACCAGATATTTTAATTCCATCAAAATATATTTGGGTTGAAGAATTTCCAATAACACCAAACGGAAAAATCGATAAAAAGAATCTTCCTCTTCCAGAAAATACCAGATCAGATTCTGCTGTTCTTTATAAAAAACCAACTACTAAATTAGAAAAAGAGATTGCAAAAATCTGGAGCGAAGAATTAAAAATAACAGAAATAGGCATTGACGATGATTTCTTTGATATTGGAGGAAGTTCTATTCTTGCTCAAAAAGTAACAACATCTATGAAACAGCTTTTATCTGTAGATGTTCCTGTTTCAAAAATCTATATTCATCCAACAATAAAAGAACTTGCTTCTATTTTAGAAGAACAAAATGGCACAGAAGAATCATTTGAATTTAAAGCACCAAATCATTATGGAGGCTCTGCAGATATTGCCGTAATTGGTATGGCAGGAAGATTTCCTGGTTCTGATACGATAGAAGAATTGTGGGAAAATCTTAGAGATGGTAAAGAAACTATTTCATTATTTACAAAAGAAGAACTAGACAGCAGTTTGCCAGAAAGTCTTCGAAATGATCCGCTTTATATTGGTGCAAGAGGAGTTTTGCCTTCTGCAAAAACATTCGACCCAAGTTTCTTCGGATTAAATCCGCAGCTTGCCGCAGCAATGGATCCGCAAATCAGAGTATTTTTAGAAATTTCATTTGAAGCACTAGAACAAGCTGGACATCTTCCTAAACATTATAAAGGAAGCATTGGCGTTTATTCTGGAAGCGAAATCAATACCTATTACGAAAACAATATTTTTTCGAACAAAGAACTAAAAAGTTCGATCGGAGAATTACAAATTTATACTGTCAACGGAAAAGACTTTATTGCACCGCGTACTTCTTACCATTTAAATTTAAAAGGACCTTCTGTAAGTGTTCACTCTGCTTGTTCTACTTCTTTATTGGCTGTTGCCGAAGCTGTAAAAGCAATCAGAACCGGAATGTGCGATGTAGCTCTTGCAGGCGGATCGAGCGTAACTTGTCCTATAAATAGCGGACATCTTTATGACGAAGGTTTTATAAAAAGTCCTGATGGTTCTACTCGTTCTTTTGAAGCTTCTGGAAAAGGAACCGTTTTTAGCGATGGCGCTGGAGTTGTTTTGCTTAAAAGATTAGAAGAAGCAGAAAAAGATGGCGATATCATTTATGGTGTAATTAAAGGTGTTGGTGTAAATAATGATGGCGGAGACAAAGGAAGTTTTATGGCTCCAAGTCCAAAAGGTCAGGCTGGCGCTATAATTAATGCATTTAATGATGCGCAAATTTCGCCTTCTACAATTTCTTACATGGAAGCGCACGGTACTGCAACGCCAATTGGAGATCCTATAGAAATTGAAGGTCTTAAAATTGCTTACGGAAAACAAGAAAAAAACAACTATTGTGCTTTAGGATCTATAAAAAGCAATATGGGGCACACGACGGCTGCTGCTGGTGTCGCTGGATTAATAAAAGTATTATTAGCCATGCGTCATAAACAAATACCGCCAATGGTGAATTTTGAAAAACCAAATCCTAACATTGATTTTGATAATAGTCCTTTTTATATCAATAATAAATTAATAGAATGGAAATCTGATGGAATCAGAAGAGCTGGAGTTAGTTCTTTTGGAATTGGAAGCACAAATGTTCATGTTATTGTTGAAGAATATGACAAAGAACCTATACCTTCTTCAACTGGAAGACCAATGGATATTTTAATGTGGTCTGCAAAAAGTCAAAATAGTTTGTTAGGCTATGAAAATACATTAGGTCATTTTATTGATAAATCTAAAGAAACACCTTTAGCAGATATTGCTTATTCTTTAAACATTACAAGAGACGATTTTAATCATAGAAGTTTTCTACTTGCCGATTCTACAACAGATGCGGCTGAAAAATTAATTTCATTAAAAGCCAAAAATACTAAATCTTCAATATTAAAAAGTGTGCCTAGCGAATTAGGATTTCTTTTCCCTGGACAAGGATCACAATACTTGCAAATGGGCAAAACGCTTTACGATAACGAAAAAGTTTATCGCGAAGCCGTAGACAAATGTGCCGAGATGTTAATGGCAGAATTAGGATTAGATATTCGTGAAGTTCTTTACCCGAAAGACCATTTTACTGATGCAGAAGAACTTCTTAGAAATACTCGTTTAACGCAACCTTCTTTGTTTGTTACCGAATATGCTTTAGCGCAATTATGGATGAGCTGGGGAATAAAACCAACTTTCCTTTGTGGTCATAGTATAGGAGAGTTTGCTGCAGCACATTTAGCCGGAATTTTAAATCTAAAAGATGCATTGCATATTGTCGCTGTAAGAGGAAGATTAATCAGCCAATTGCCAGGCGGATCGATGCTGATTGTTCGTGTGCCAGTAGAAACATTGAATGAATTAAAACCAGATACACTTTCTATTGCGGCTATAAACTCAAAACAGTTTTGTGTTGTATCTGGAAAAAAAGAAGATATCGCAAGCTTTAATCAAGAACTTGAAGCTAAAGAAATTCCAAATAGACTTCTTAACACAAGTCATGCCTTCCACTCTTTTATGATGGAACCGATTTTGGATGACTTTAGAAATGAGTTAGAAAAAATAAAATTGAATATTCCTAGATTACCAATTATTTCGACTGCAACAGGAACTTGGCTTACCGATACAGAAGCTACAGATCCGACTTATTGGGTAAATCAGTTAAAAAACACGGTTCATTTTGCGGATGCAATGGACACAGCATTCGAACTAGAAGATTTTGTTTTATTAGAAGTTGGTCCTGGACAAACTTTGATTACTTTGGCGCGTCAGCAGGCTGCTGGTAAAATTATACCTGCATTTCCGAGTATCAATTTCCCTAAAGATGAAAATGATAATGAATACACTACATTATTAACTGCGTTGGGCGAATTATGGTTACGAGGCATAAATCCTGACTGGAAATCATTTTACGGTCAGCAACAAAGACAAAAAATAGAATTGCCAAATTATATTTTTGACCGTAAACCTTGTTGGATCGAACCTTTAGGCATTGTAGAAACAATAGTTCCTCAAAAAGAAGTTGTTTCTGAAACACCAATTATTTCAATAGAAACAGAAAATAAAACAGCCGATTCTCAACATTCTAGAAAAGACGAAATTCTTTCTAAAATTTCAGATATTATAAAAAATGCATCTGGAATAGTGTATGAATCGGAGTCTTCTTCAAATACTTTCTTAGAGTTAGGTTTAGATTCTTTATCGCTTACGCAATTATCAGGTAAACTGAAAAAAGAGTTTGATTTGCCAATTACTTTTAGACAATTAAACGAAACTTACTCAACTCCTTCGCTTCTAGCAGATTATATAGAACTTAATCTTCCTCAAGAAGTTACAGCTGTAGTAAAAGAAGTCGAAAAAGTTGTAGAAAATGTTGCGACTCCAAAAGTTTCACAAAACGGTACACAATTATCATCAAATCAAAGTCAGATTTCTTTAGAACAAATTGTTCAGCAGATTCAGCTTTTGAGTCAGAAAGTAGATCAGCTACAGAATTTTCAAAGTACTTCTGTAAACGGAAATTCTTCATTTGTAAATCTAAAAGCAGAAAATTTTGATGTTTCTAAATTCAACAATGAACTCAAACCCGAAACCAATGGTTCTGCAAAAACTAACGGAAATTCTGCGAATATTTCGGCATTTCATGATCAAGAGCGATTTGAAAACAACAATTATGAAAAGAAATATACGATAAAATCAAATGAACCGCCAGTGCAAGGAAGCAAACTCGGAAGAGATGAAAGCGGAAATCCTGCATGGTTTATAGAAGATCCAAATGAGAACGGAAGTTTCGTTAAGATTAAGCTATAA